One genomic segment of Mesoterricola silvestris includes these proteins:
- the yedF gene encoding sulfurtransferase-like selenium metabolism protein YedF, which yields MNPTPRILDARGLPCPQPVILAKNALAAGDVDALEILVDNAAARENLTKFAAYAHCAVECAQGEAGEIRVLLRPSGPVPGPAPQPSPAVPAAAGAATVLITSDGIGSASPELAHLLMRGFLFTLTECDAPPARIIFMNAGVRLALEGSDSLEHLRKAAGRGVDVIACGTCLEYLGVTEALGVGRISNMYEIATHLLQGPTVHLG from the coding sequence ATGAACCCCACCCCTAGGATCCTCGACGCCCGGGGCCTCCCCTGCCCCCAGCCCGTCATCCTGGCGAAGAACGCCCTGGCCGCCGGGGACGTCGACGCCCTTGAAATCCTGGTGGACAACGCCGCGGCCCGGGAGAACCTCACCAAGTTCGCCGCCTATGCCCATTGCGCGGTGGAGTGCGCCCAGGGCGAAGCCGGGGAGATCCGGGTCCTGCTCCGCCCCTCGGGGCCGGTCCCCGGGCCCGCGCCCCAACCCTCCCCCGCCGTGCCCGCCGCCGCCGGTGCCGCCACGGTGCTCATCACCTCGGACGGCATCGGGTCGGCCTCCCCCGAACTGGCCCACCTCCTCATGCGGGGCTTCCTCTTCACGCTCACCGAATGCGACGCCCCCCCGGCGCGGATCATCTTCATGAACGCCGGCGTGCGCCTGGCGCTGGAGGGCAGCGACTCCCTGGAGCACCTGCGCAAGGCCGCGGGACGCGGGGTCGACGTGATCGCCTGCGGCACCTGCCTGGAATACCTGGGCGTGACGGAGGCCCTGGGCGTGGGGCGGATCAGCAACATGTACGAGATCGCCACCCACCTCCTCCAGGGACCCACGGTCCACCTCGGCTGA
- a CDS encoding acyl-CoA carboxylase subunit beta, with amino-acid sequence MTLQDKFDTLRSRYSEAMKGGGPARVDKQHQGGKLTARERVAAFLDEGSFEEVDALALNPTPGEAKMPGDGVVTGFGRVDGRPVALFAQDFTVVGGSLSLTHARKICKIMDMAMKVGCPVIGFNDSGGARIQEGVNSLAGYAEIFLRNTMASGVIPQISLIMGPCAGGAVYSPAITDFITMVRNTSYMFVTGPEVIKAVTHEDVSKEELGGASAHGYKSGVAHFLVPSDLAALAHTRELLSFLPSNNLQETPRRAPLIEMPLENPALDSIIPEDPSKPYDVRQIIKGVVDDEHFFEVMDAYAGNIVVGFGRLEGRSVGIVANQPAHLAGVLDIASSEKGARFVRFCDAFNIPLIIIEDVPGFLPGVNQEHGGLIKNGAKLLYAFCEATVPKLTIITRKAYGGAYIVMASKHIRADFNFAYPTAEIAVMGADGAANVLYAKDIAKAEDPVAKRAEIVADYNERFANPYVAAGLGYVDEVIMPRETRKKLLRALNLLEGKRESMPPKKHGNIPL; translated from the coding sequence ATGACCCTTCAGGACAAATTCGATACCCTCCGGTCCCGCTATTCGGAGGCCATGAAGGGGGGCGGCCCCGCCCGCGTGGACAAGCAGCACCAGGGCGGCAAGCTCACCGCCCGGGAGCGGGTGGCCGCGTTCCTGGACGAGGGCTCCTTCGAGGAAGTGGACGCCCTGGCCCTCAACCCCACCCCCGGCGAGGCCAAGATGCCCGGGGACGGCGTCGTCACGGGCTTCGGCCGGGTCGACGGGCGCCCCGTGGCCCTCTTCGCCCAGGACTTCACCGTCGTCGGCGGCAGCCTCTCCCTCACCCATGCCCGGAAGATCTGCAAGATCATGGATATGGCCATGAAGGTCGGGTGCCCGGTGATCGGGTTCAACGATTCGGGCGGAGCGCGCATCCAGGAGGGGGTCAATTCCCTGGCCGGCTACGCGGAAATCTTCCTTCGCAACACCATGGCCTCGGGCGTGATCCCCCAGATCTCCCTCATCATGGGGCCCTGCGCGGGGGGCGCGGTGTACAGCCCGGCCATCACCGACTTCATCACCATGGTGCGCAACACCAGCTACATGTTCGTCACGGGCCCCGAGGTCATCAAGGCCGTCACCCACGAGGACGTGTCCAAGGAGGAGCTGGGCGGGGCTTCGGCCCACGGCTACAAGTCCGGCGTGGCCCATTTCCTGGTGCCTTCGGACCTGGCGGCCCTGGCCCACACCCGGGAGCTGCTGAGCTTCCTGCCCTCCAACAACCTCCAGGAGACCCCCCGCCGCGCCCCGCTCATCGAGATGCCCCTGGAGAACCCGGCGCTGGATTCCATCATCCCCGAGGATCCCAGCAAGCCCTACGACGTGCGCCAGATCATCAAGGGCGTGGTGGACGACGAGCACTTCTTCGAAGTGATGGACGCCTACGCGGGCAACATCGTGGTGGGCTTCGGGCGCCTGGAAGGCCGCAGCGTGGGCATCGTGGCCAACCAGCCCGCGCACCTCGCCGGCGTGCTGGACATCGCCTCCAGCGAGAAGGGCGCGCGCTTCGTGCGGTTCTGCGACGCCTTCAACATCCCCCTCATCATCATCGAGGACGTCCCGGGCTTCCTGCCCGGGGTCAACCAGGAGCACGGCGGCCTCATCAAGAACGGCGCCAAGCTGCTCTACGCCTTCTGCGAAGCCACGGTCCCCAAGCTCACCATCATCACCCGCAAGGCCTACGGCGGCGCCTACATCGTCATGGCCTCCAAGCACATCCGGGCCGACTTCAACTTCGCCTACCCCACCGCCGAGATCGCCGTCATGGGCGCCGACGGGGCCGCGAACGTCCTCTACGCCAAGGACATCGCCAAGGCCGAGGACCCCGTCGCCAAGCGCGCCGAGATCGTGGCCGACTACAACGAGCGGTTCGCCAATCCCTACGTCGCCGCCGGCCTGGGGTACGTGGACGAAGTGATCATGCCCCGGGAGACCCGCAAGAAGCTGCTGCGGGCCCTCAACCTCCTGGAGGGCAAGCGCGAGTCCATGCCGCCCAAGAAGCACGGCAACATCCCGCTCTAG
- a CDS encoding M20/M25/M40 family metallo-hydrolase — protein MSSSGVLTNLDTRISELAAKYLPLASEILREAIRIPADYVDKPLDQGGDPACGTSNHEFPRLDYLRKKIVEIKAVRRDEDAFFDEFGNLVWWVEDPNDGIAPAQKKVIYIDGHTDTVKPLRAQWREKVGGVDCFNGIVDPKSINKEFLRKELGYLPDESEWNHLIFGRGSADQLGGVVSAAIATKILLELESEGSLKGVIVRSYGTACEEDNDGAGPMYLVRKVFPTAKPEIIPDVVILTDGSGCSKNGALGIYRGQRGRMQIEVTVTGKSCHGSMPWEGKNPLEFGGAILKEASEKYDKRIGFKDDKFLGHGTRTASWARLDTPSDCAVPEKFTFRFDRRLTIGETPEGSCADVEALDAVAAARKAGLQVDVSIPTYTEASWNGYVLNNPQVYLGWLTPEEHPAVQAAVKAYENVISPYVDGKVGTGGCVTKQPRVDRWVFSTDGVGFPVPKATVIPGSADKKWVVNEVYKHPAMIGFGPGIEQNTHKIGECLDERELQHCAAFLARFPTVYASL, from the coding sequence ATGTCCAGTTCAGGCGTCTTGACCAACCTCGATACCCGCATCTCCGAACTCGCGGCCAAGTACCTGCCCCTGGCCTCGGAGATCCTGCGGGAAGCCATCCGCATCCCCGCGGACTACGTGGACAAGCCCCTGGACCAGGGCGGCGACCCCGCCTGCGGCACCTCCAACCACGAGTTCCCCCGCCTGGACTACCTCCGGAAGAAGATCGTGGAGATCAAGGCCGTGCGCCGCGACGAGGACGCCTTCTTCGACGAGTTCGGCAACCTGGTGTGGTGGGTCGAGGATCCCAACGACGGCATCGCCCCGGCGCAGAAGAAGGTCATCTACATCGACGGCCACACCGACACCGTCAAGCCGCTTCGCGCCCAGTGGCGCGAGAAGGTCGGCGGCGTGGACTGCTTCAACGGCATCGTGGACCCGAAGAGCATCAACAAGGAGTTCCTGCGCAAGGAACTGGGCTACCTCCCCGACGAGAGCGAGTGGAACCACCTGATCTTCGGCCGCGGCTCCGCGGACCAGCTGGGCGGCGTGGTCTCCGCGGCCATCGCCACCAAGATCCTGCTCGAACTGGAAAGCGAAGGCTCCCTCAAGGGCGTCATCGTGCGCTCCTACGGCACGGCCTGCGAGGAGGACAACGACGGCGCGGGCCCCATGTACCTCGTGCGCAAGGTGTTCCCCACGGCCAAGCCCGAGATCATCCCCGACGTGGTGATCCTCACGGACGGCTCCGGCTGCTCCAAGAACGGCGCCCTGGGCATCTACCGCGGCCAGCGGGGCCGCATGCAGATCGAGGTGACGGTCACCGGCAAGTCCTGCCACGGCTCCATGCCCTGGGAGGGCAAGAACCCCCTGGAATTCGGCGGCGCCATCCTGAAGGAGGCCTCCGAGAAGTACGACAAGCGCATCGGCTTCAAGGACGACAAGTTCCTGGGCCACGGCACCCGCACCGCCTCCTGGGCCCGGCTGGACACCCCCAGCGACTGCGCCGTGCCCGAGAAGTTCACCTTCCGCTTCGACCGGCGCCTCACCATCGGCGAGACCCCCGAAGGCTCCTGCGCGGACGTGGAGGCCCTGGACGCGGTGGCCGCCGCGCGCAAGGCCGGCCTCCAGGTGGACGTCTCCATCCCCACCTACACCGAAGCCAGCTGGAACGGCTACGTGCTGAACAACCCCCAGGTCTACCTGGGCTGGCTCACCCCCGAGGAGCACCCCGCGGTGCAGGCGGCGGTGAAGGCCTACGAGAACGTCATCAGCCCCTACGTGGACGGCAAGGTGGGCACCGGCGGATGCGTCACCAAGCAGCCCCGGGTGGACCGCTGGGTCTTCTCCACCGACGGCGTGGGCTTCCCCGTGCCCAAGGCCACCGTGATCCCCGGCAGCGCGGACAAGAAGTGGGTGGTGAACGAGGTGTACAAGCACCCCGCCATGATCGGCTTCGGCCCCGGCATCGAGCAGAACACCCACAAGATCGGCGAGTGCCTCGACGAGCGCGAGCTGCAGCACTGCGCGGCCTTCCTGGCCCGCTTCCCCACCGTCTACGCGTCGCTGTAG
- the selD gene encoding selenide, water dikinase SelD — MNLTSHTRFSGCGAKLGPGVLAKALCGLEQPAYPDLLADFAGSEDAGIFRIGPHEALVQTVDFFPPIVDDPRLFGRIAAANALSDLYAMGARPITALALVCHPLKALGIEPLREMLAGGLGALVEAGCALLGGHSIEDAEPKLGYAVSGLVDPERAWRNNTLRPGGALLLTKPIGTGLVNMALRAQCASPRAREASEASMGTLNRVAAEVLARFHPMAVTDVTGFGLAGHAAEMAGGACGLTLRPDQVPLLPDVAEYAAMGLVPEGTYRNREGRMACVLGQPPAQVLDLLFDPQTSGGLLAALPEGEAEAAASALRDAGAGAWIIGETGGAPGTVRIL, encoded by the coding sequence ATGAACCTGACCTCCCATACCCGGTTCTCCGGATGCGGCGCCAAGCTGGGCCCGGGCGTCCTGGCCAAGGCCCTCTGCGGACTGGAGCAGCCCGCCTACCCGGACCTCCTGGCCGATTTCGCGGGCAGCGAGGACGCCGGCATCTTCCGCATCGGGCCCCACGAAGCGCTGGTGCAGACGGTGGACTTCTTCCCCCCCATCGTGGATGATCCCCGCCTTTTCGGGCGCATCGCCGCGGCCAACGCCCTCTCCGATCTGTACGCCATGGGGGCCCGCCCCATCACGGCCCTGGCCCTGGTGTGCCACCCCCTGAAGGCCCTGGGCATCGAACCCCTCCGGGAGATGCTGGCCGGGGGCCTGGGGGCCCTGGTGGAGGCCGGCTGCGCGCTGCTGGGGGGCCACAGCATCGAGGACGCCGAGCCCAAGCTCGGCTACGCGGTCTCGGGGCTGGTGGATCCGGAAAGGGCCTGGCGCAACAACACCCTCCGCCCCGGCGGGGCGCTGCTCCTCACCAAGCCCATCGGCACCGGCCTGGTGAACATGGCCCTGCGCGCCCAGTGCGCCTCCCCGCGGGCCCGGGAGGCCTCGGAGGCCTCCATGGGCACCCTCAACCGCGTCGCCGCCGAGGTGCTCGCGCGGTTCCACCCCATGGCCGTCACGGACGTCACGGGCTTCGGCCTGGCCGGGCACGCCGCGGAAATGGCCGGCGGCGCCTGCGGCCTGACCCTGCGCCCGGACCAGGTGCCTCTCCTGCCGGACGTGGCGGAGTACGCCGCCATGGGCCTCGTCCCCGAAGGCACCTACCGGAACCGGGAAGGCCGCATGGCGTGCGTCCTGGGCCAGCCCCCCGCCCAGGTGCTGGACCTGCTCTTCGACCCCCAGACCTCCGGGGGCCTCCTGGCCGCCCTGCCCGAAGGGGAGGCCGAGGCCGCCGCCTCCGCGCTCCGGGACGCCGGCGCCGGCGCCTGGATCATCGGCGAGACCGGGGGCGCGCCGGGCACCGTGCGGATCCTGTGA
- a CDS encoding aminotransferase class V-fold PLP-dependent enzyme, with the protein MIYLDNAATSHPKAPGVAEAVASCLASGACSPARASHRLARDASRVVFETREACAALLGAAESERLVFTRNATEALNLAILGSVPDGGTVAVSSLEHNAVMRPLRHLEATRGVRVRVIPFDALGRPDPVELKGALWMAPDLLVLTAASNVTGCLTPVAEVAALCRRLGVPICVDASQCAGHLPLPSGCDFVAFSGHKGLLGPPGTGGLLLGPGARPAPLILGGTGSASESEAQPDFLPDRFEAGTPNVPALAGLGAALRFLDAEGPGLHVRERALCEDLARGLLDLPGVTLLGPGPGEDRAPVLSITVQDRDLGELALELDRLDICTRMGLHCAPAAHRSLGTLEAGGALRFSPGFATTPGEIRETLEAMKELLA; encoded by the coding sequence ATGATCTACCTGGACAACGCCGCCACCAGCCACCCCAAGGCCCCGGGGGTGGCGGAGGCGGTGGCGTCGTGCCTGGCCTCCGGGGCCTGCAGCCCGGCCCGCGCCAGCCACCGCCTCGCCCGCGACGCCAGCCGCGTCGTCTTCGAAACCCGGGAGGCCTGCGCGGCCCTCCTGGGCGCCGCGGAATCCGAGCGCCTGGTCTTCACCCGGAACGCCACCGAGGCCCTGAACCTGGCCATCCTCGGCAGCGTCCCCGACGGGGGCACCGTGGCCGTCTCCTCCCTGGAGCACAACGCCGTCATGCGGCCCCTGCGCCACCTGGAGGCCACCCGCGGGGTGCGCGTGCGGGTGATCCCCTTCGACGCCCTCGGACGGCCCGACCCCGTGGAACTCAAGGGGGCGCTGTGGATGGCCCCGGACCTCCTGGTGCTCACGGCGGCCAGCAACGTCACCGGGTGCCTGACCCCCGTGGCCGAGGTGGCCGCGCTGTGCCGGCGCCTGGGGGTGCCCATCTGCGTGGACGCGAGCCAGTGCGCGGGGCACCTGCCCCTGCCTTCGGGCTGCGATTTCGTGGCGTTCTCCGGCCACAAGGGCCTCCTGGGCCCCCCCGGCACCGGAGGGCTCCTCCTGGGCCCCGGCGCCCGCCCCGCCCCGCTCATCCTGGGGGGCACCGGCAGCGCTTCGGAAAGCGAGGCCCAGCCGGACTTCCTCCCGGACCGCTTCGAGGCGGGCACCCCCAACGTTCCGGCCCTGGCGGGGCTGGGGGCGGCCCTGCGGTTCCTGGACGCGGAAGGCCCCGGCCTCCACGTGCGGGAGCGGGCCCTGTGCGAGGACCTGGCCCGGGGCCTCCTGGACCTGCCCGGCGTGACCCTCCTCGGCCCCGGCCCCGGGGAGGACCGGGCGCCGGTGCTCTCCATCACCGTCCAGGACCGGGACCTGGGGGAACTGGCCCTGGAACTGGACCGCCTGGACATCTGCACCCGGATGGGCCTGCACTGCGCGCCGGCCGCCCACCGGAGCCTGGGGACCCTGGAGGCCGGGGGCGCCCTGCGCTTCTCCCCCGGATTCGCCACCACCCCCGGGGAGATTCGGGAGACCCTGGAAGCCATGAAGGAACTCCTCGCATGA
- a CDS encoding CPBP family intramembrane glutamic endopeptidase yields the protein MLFYLATAGAYRLVLGLAPAVPPSVGLCATLLAVSALFLALEDRSLPSLGLRPGAAWARDFALGAAGGCGIILLSALLAYAAGGFHLVRGAGAGALAPGAAFYFLPAFSEELAFRGYLFQRVEWGLGTLGALLLLSVLFSIAHFSNPGMAGPTAVFAAVNIFLAGVVLGLAYLGTRSLALPFGLHLGWNWCQGSLLGFGVSGTEAVGCFAPVPHARAAWLTGGAFGLEGGLACTLVCLLACYILRRHCPVRDPKSPFSKQ from the coding sequence TTGCTCTTCTACCTGGCCACGGCCGGGGCCTACCGCCTGGTCCTGGGACTCGCCCCCGCCGTGCCGCCCTCCGTGGGGCTGTGCGCGACGCTGCTGGCGGTCTCCGCGCTCTTCCTGGCCCTGGAGGACCGGTCCCTGCCCTCCCTGGGCCTGCGTCCGGGAGCGGCCTGGGCCCGGGACTTCGCCCTGGGGGCGGCGGGCGGGTGCGGCATCATCCTCCTGTCGGCCCTGCTGGCCTACGCCGCCGGGGGCTTCCACCTGGTCCGGGGCGCCGGCGCCGGGGCCCTGGCCCCCGGGGCGGCCTTCTACTTCCTGCCCGCCTTCAGCGAGGAACTGGCGTTCCGGGGCTACCTCTTCCAGCGGGTCGAATGGGGCCTGGGCACCCTCGGGGCGCTGCTGCTCCTCTCCGTGCTCTTCTCCATCGCCCACTTCTCCAATCCGGGCATGGCGGGCCCCACGGCGGTCTTCGCCGCCGTGAACATCTTCCTGGCCGGCGTCGTCCTGGGCCTGGCGTACCTGGGCACCCGGAGCCTCGCCCTGCCCTTCGGCCTGCACCTGGGGTGGAACTGGTGCCAGGGCTCCCTGCTGGGCTTCGGGGTCAGCGGCACCGAGGCCGTGGGCTGCTTCGCGCCGGTGCCCCACGCCCGGGCCGCCTGGCTCACCGGCGGCGCCTTCGGGCTGGAGGGGGGCCTGGCCTGCACGCTTGTATGCCTTTTGGCCTGCTATATCCTCCGGCGCCATTGCCCGGTGCGGGACCCTAAAAGCCCCTTTTCCAAGCAATGA
- a CDS encoding DUF3343 domain-containing protein: MLLLATYPSTHAALRAEQRLKAAGFAVDLIPVPRQIRSSCGFCLLVETAGTEGPVRDSGPEGLWTVLDPLPGNPRRRYEPHP; the protein is encoded by the coding sequence ATGCTCCTCCTCGCCACCTATCCCTCCACCCATGCCGCCCTCAGGGCCGAGCAGCGGCTCAAGGCCGCCGGGTTCGCGGTGGACCTCATCCCCGTACCCAGGCAGATCCGCAGCAGCTGCGGTTTCTGCCTCCTGGTCGAAACCGCCGGAACCGAAGGCCCCGTACGCGACAGCGGCCCCGAGGGCCTCTGGACCGTCCTCGACCCCCTTCCCGGAAACCCAAGGAGGCGCTATGAACCCCACCCCTAG
- a CDS encoding TonB-dependent receptor, whose amino-acid sequence MRNNLTRLGLTALTLVAGQVLVAQTVTTGAINGYVTDKGGNPVAAATVRLASGQVTRTVVTGADGHFQAGLLNAGAWSIQVTKAGFSPTRQSVNVSINTSTTANIKMDKEGAAVVEVIASSAAIDTTSTTTGSNFSLDTLSAVPTGREMSSLAYMTPGVTTSGFGASNGNAGLGLEISIGGASGAENSFSVDGLKTNDMRYGGQSVTMVQDFVDQVDIQTGGYKPEYSAMGGVFNVLTKSGSNDFAGAVWASHIPGSLSPKAKGTPWFRELPAASVTDIGARVGGAFVKDKFFYSFGVNYTLTNSPSYLNLSDLSAGATKTPDLQFMGKLQYYVTTDNQLTLSYFGNRSTATQDRGAGSPSNVYDGRGNADTSGDTVHNTSNFNLIWDSTLSPNVTMSIKAGQAKAENDITPNTTMSLIRDRTYYDVGGPGYGQADPLTYWATGGAGNIAKETNTTTQFAGDLTWVIGSDHSLKVGYSYLKSNYADVTHRNGGQTWQLQNSGGFLRAVRNVYDNDSEANAYFQAIYLQDTWQVNKKLNLFYGIRMEDQKQIGANGSTFMHFKFADYIQPRIGFTYDATGDGKSKISGSFAQYYMQIPQRMAIRTYGKEYYHLLYFGGTHTGTGAGQSTATFNRATNSVTVTGTPYTDIDYSTGWSNDPLADGLKLPKRTEILLGYDYQATGSTTLGIHGHYRKLTNPIEDSEITTRDGTPLDPNDPGDGGGQAIIWNPKGSVSWTSPFGNHAKVNVSDTLYPEAYNEYKALDVTYTYKTSDTYLFVGYTWSRDYGNYEGLISATNGQPDGGITASYDYWPYVGTGYLPTDHTHQFKSYGYKKVKIGKGDLALGFNFLAQSGRPYSQQDDGSTSNPVLPDPGGYANADFQDLKMGNKGRLPWLTRLDLTFHYDLPLEGRTRIEPFFEIYNVMNHRPETAVLEQYTDRYGNPQVPGRFGSATDYQPARSFRFGCKLKF is encoded by the coding sequence ATGCGCAATAACCTCACAAGGCTTGGACTCACGGCCTTGACCCTCGTGGCCGGCCAGGTCCTGGTCGCCCAGACCGTAACCACCGGCGCCATCAACGGCTACGTCACCGACAAGGGCGGCAACCCCGTCGCGGCGGCCACCGTCCGCCTCGCGTCCGGCCAGGTCACCCGCACCGTCGTCACGGGGGCGGACGGCCACTTCCAGGCCGGCCTCCTCAACGCGGGCGCCTGGAGCATCCAGGTCACCAAGGCCGGGTTCTCCCCCACCCGCCAGTCCGTGAACGTGTCCATCAACACCAGCACCACGGCCAACATCAAGATGGACAAGGAAGGCGCGGCGGTCGTCGAAGTCATCGCCTCCTCCGCCGCCATCGACACCACCAGCACCACCACCGGGTCCAACTTCAGCCTGGACACCCTTTCCGCGGTCCCCACGGGCCGGGAAATGTCGTCCCTGGCCTACATGACCCCCGGCGTCACCACGTCGGGCTTCGGCGCCAGCAACGGCAATGCTGGCCTGGGCCTCGAGATCTCCATCGGTGGCGCCTCCGGCGCCGAGAACTCCTTCTCGGTGGACGGCCTGAAGACCAACGATATGCGCTACGGCGGCCAGAGCGTCACCATGGTGCAGGATTTCGTCGATCAGGTCGACATTCAGACCGGCGGCTACAAGCCGGAATACTCCGCCATGGGCGGCGTGTTCAACGTCCTCACCAAGTCCGGCAGCAATGATTTCGCCGGGGCCGTCTGGGCCAGCCACATCCCCGGCTCCCTGTCCCCCAAGGCCAAGGGCACTCCGTGGTTCCGCGAACTTCCCGCCGCCAGCGTCACCGACATCGGCGCCCGGGTGGGCGGCGCGTTCGTGAAGGACAAGTTCTTCTACTCCTTCGGCGTCAACTACACCCTCACCAACAGCCCCTCCTACCTGAACCTCAGCGACCTGTCCGCCGGCGCCACCAAGACGCCCGACCTCCAGTTCATGGGCAAGTTGCAGTACTACGTCACCACGGACAACCAGCTGACCCTCAGCTACTTCGGCAACCGCTCCACGGCCACCCAGGACCGCGGCGCCGGTTCCCCCAGCAACGTGTATGACGGCCGCGGCAACGCCGACACCAGCGGCGACACCGTCCACAACACCAGCAACTTCAACCTGATCTGGGACTCGACGCTGTCGCCCAACGTCACGATGTCCATCAAGGCCGGCCAGGCCAAGGCCGAGAACGACATCACCCCCAACACCACCATGTCCCTCATCCGTGACCGGACCTACTACGACGTGGGCGGCCCCGGTTACGGCCAGGCGGACCCCCTCACCTACTGGGCCACGGGCGGCGCGGGCAACATCGCCAAGGAAACCAACACCACCACCCAGTTCGCCGGCGACCTCACCTGGGTCATCGGGTCCGACCACTCCCTGAAGGTGGGCTACTCCTACCTGAAGTCCAACTATGCGGACGTCACCCACCGCAACGGCGGCCAGACCTGGCAGCTGCAGAACTCCGGCGGCTTCCTGCGGGCGGTGAGGAACGTCTACGACAACGATTCCGAAGCCAACGCGTACTTCCAGGCGATCTACCTGCAGGACACCTGGCAGGTCAACAAGAAGCTGAACCTCTTCTACGGCATCCGCATGGAGGACCAGAAGCAGATCGGCGCCAACGGCTCCACCTTCATGCACTTCAAGTTCGCCGACTACATCCAGCCCCGCATCGGATTCACCTACGATGCCACAGGCGATGGCAAGTCCAAGATTTCCGGAAGCTTCGCCCAGTACTACATGCAGATTCCCCAGCGCATGGCCATCCGCACCTACGGCAAGGAGTACTACCACCTCCTGTACTTCGGCGGCACCCACACCGGAACCGGAGCCGGCCAGAGCACCGCCACCTTCAACCGCGCCACCAACTCCGTCACCGTCACGGGCACGCCCTACACGGACATCGACTACTCCACGGGCTGGTCCAACGACCCCCTCGCCGATGGCCTCAAGCTGCCCAAGCGCACCGAGATCCTGCTGGGCTACGACTACCAGGCGACGGGCTCCACCACCCTGGGCATCCACGGCCACTACCGCAAACTCACGAATCCCATCGAGGACTCCGAGATCACCACCCGCGACGGCACGCCCCTGGACCCCAACGACCCCGGCGACGGCGGCGGCCAGGCCATCATCTGGAACCCCAAGGGCAGCGTCTCCTGGACCTCCCCCTTCGGGAACCACGCGAAGGTCAACGTCAGCGACACCCTGTACCCCGAGGCCTACAACGAGTACAAGGCCCTGGACGTCACCTACACGTACAAGACCTCCGACACGTACCTGTTCGTGGGCTACACCTGGAGCCGCGACTACGGCAACTACGAGGGCCTGATCAGCGCCACCAACGGTCAGCCCGACGGCGGCATCACGGCCTCGTACGACTACTGGCCCTATGTGGGCACGGGCTACCTGCCCACCGACCACACCCACCAGTTCAAGTCCTACGGCTACAAGAAGGTCAAGATCGGCAAGGGCGATCTGGCCCTGGGCTTCAACTTCCTGGCCCAGAGCGGCCGGCCCTACAGCCAGCAGGATGACGGCAGCACCAGCAACCCCGTCCTGCCGGATCCGGGCGGTTACGCCAACGCCGACTTCCAGGATCTGAAGATGGGCAACAAGGGCCGCCTCCCCTGGCTGACCCGCCTGGATCTCACCTTCCACTACGATCTGCCCCTGGAAGGAAGGACGCGCATCGAGCCCTTCTTCGAGATCTACAACGTCATGAACCACCGTCCGGAAACGGCCGTCCTCGAACAGTACACCGACCGCTACGGCAATCCCCAGGTCCCTGGCCGCTTCGGCTCCGCCACGGACTACCAGCCGGCCCGGTCCTTCCGTTTCGGCTGCAAGCTGAAGTTCTAG